CCACCCCCGGCTCGCCGATCAGGACCGGGTTGTTCTTGGTCCGGCGCGCCAGGACCTGGACCACCCGGCGGATCTCATCGTCCCGACCGATGACCGGGTCCAACTTCCCCTTTCTGGCCAGATCGGTCAGATCGCGGGCGTACCGTTCCAGCGCCTGGTACTTCTCCTCCGGGGCCTGGTCGGTCACGCGCTGACTACCGCGGACCTCCTGCAAGGCCGCGTAGATTCTGTCCTTTGTAATCCCAGCTTCGCGAAAGACCTTCCCGACACCGCCGCCGCCCGCGTCGGAGATCGCCAGGAGCAGATGCTCGGTGCTGACATACTCGTCCTTGAGGCGTTCCGCCTCGGACAGCGCCGCACTCAGCACCTTTTCAAGGCGCGGCGTGATGTGGACCTGGCCTTGTGGCAAGCCGGAGACTCTGGGAAGTCGCCCAAGCTCCTCTGTGAGTCGTGAGGCAACCTGGCCTGGGTTGGCCCCCATCTTTCTCAGGATCGGCTGGACCACTCCTTCCGCCTGGCCGACCAGCGCCAGCAACAGGTGCTCAACGTCAATCGCCTGATGCTCCCGTTCCTCGGCCAGCTTTTGGGCCTGCTGGATCGCCTCCTGCGCCTTAAACGTGAACTTATCAAATCGCATAAAGGCCATAGGTCCTCCTTCGCCAAAGATCCTCAGTCCCCCTAATCATAGGCATGGCATTTCCAGTTGTCAACGCGACCTGATCGTCGGCCTTGACGGATTGTAGACAGCAGTGTTATAGAAGGGCAATGCCTGAGAGAGCAATCGTAACTCACTTTGGTCCGCGGACACGCTCACGAGCCCGATTCCGATTCATCGAAGAAGTCAGATGGCGACTACAGAGAACAAAGAGAACAAAAGGAAAGAGGCCCGCTTCTGCCCCTACTGCGGCATGAGCTCATTCGAACTGTCCGGTGAGGAAGAGAAGTCAGTGTACTGTGAGTATTGCGGGATCGATGTGGAGGTGCAAGAACTGATCCCGTGAAGCTCGCCGTATGGCGTACCTATCTAGTGCGGCGTGGCCTCTGATCGATAGCCCTGCAGCAAGTTCCCCCGCCCGCCAACCAACTAAGGATGGCATATCTTCCATAAGGCGGCCAAATACCGCCTTTTCACGCGTCTACACCCTCGCCCTGTACGCCCTTCTCATCGCGCTTGCCGCCAAGGGCCAAGGGTACCTGGGCGTCTCAGACTCTGCTGAACCGATCGGGTCCCTCCTCCGTCTGGCTTTGAGTCTGTCGGCGATTGATCTCAATTTCGCCATGCAAGGAGGCACCCTCGGCGGCGG
The DNA window shown above is from Candidatus Methylomirabilota bacterium and carries:
- a CDS encoding type VI secretion system ATPase TssH, encoding MAFMRFDKFTFKAQEAIQQAQKLAEEREHQAIDVEHLLLALVGQAEGVVQPILRKMGANPGQVASRLTEELGRLPRVSGLPQGQVHITPRLEKVLSAALSEAERLKDEYVSTEHLLLAISDAGGGGVGKVFREAGITKDRIYAALQEVRGSQRVTDQAPEEKYQALERYARDLTDLARKGKLDPVIGRDDEIRRVVQVLARRTKNNPVLIGEPGV